One region of Salvia miltiorrhiza cultivar Shanhuang (shh) chromosome 3, IMPLAD_Smil_shh, whole genome shotgun sequence genomic DNA includes:
- the LOC131015607 gene encoding uncharacterized protein LOC131015607 yields MKAAQNNPEKFIWESVRVPAGGAASQGKILPKMMVWLILFVSATYVVYTLKLVSSSHGGGAGGAAACSDEADVFSRRHKTLHLAASNANASATMIPPPPPPVKTGLEHIVFGIAASAKLWEQRKEYIKLWWRPERGMRGIVWLDSPVKTRRNESGRLPELRISGDTARFAYRNKQGHRSAIRISRIVSETLRLGAAAAGNVRWFVMGDDDTVFVRDNLVRILNKYDHNQYYYIGSLSESHLQNIYFSYGMAYGGGGFAISYPLAVALEKMQDRCIQRYPGLYGSDDRMQACMAELGVPLTKELGFHQYDVYGNLFGLLAAHPVTPLVSLHHLDVVEPIFPNATRIEALKRLKIPMQLDSAGLMQQSICYEKKKGWTVSVSWGFAIQVFRGVLSPREIEMPSRTFLNWYRRADYTAYAFNTRPVMRNPCQKPFVFYFSRARMELSTNQTLTRYTRHHVPQPECRWKMTSPEEIETIEVYKKPDPHLWDRSPRRNCCRVSSSKEKRLVIDVGVCKEEEVSEV; encoded by the exons atgaaggCGGCTCAAAACAATCCAGAAAAATTCATTTGGGAGTCGGTGAGGGTTCCCGCCGGAGGCGCGGCGTCGCAGGGCAAAATCCTGCCGAAGATGATGGTGTGGCTGATCCTGTTCGTCTCCGCCACCTACGTCGTCTACACATTGAAGCTCGTTTCGTCTTCCCACGGCGGCGGGGcaggcggcgccgccgcctgctccgaCGAGGCTGACGTGTTCTCCCGCCGCCACAAAACCCTCCACCTCGCCGCCTCGAACGCGAACGCGAGCGCCACGATGATTCCGCCGCCCCCGCCGCCGGTGAAGACGGGGCTGGAGCACATAGTGTTCGGCATTGCAGCGTCGGCGAAGCTGTGGGAGCAGCGGAAGGAGTACATCAAGCTGTGGTGGCGGCCGGAGAGGGGAATGCGGGGGATCGTGTGGCTGGACAGTCCCGTGAAGACCCGCCGCAACGAGAGCGGGCGGCTGCCGGAGCTGAGGATCTCCGGCGACACTGCGCGGTTCGCGTACAGGAACAAGCAGGGCCACCGCTCCGCCATCCGGATTTCGAGGATTGTGTCGGAGACGCTGCGGctgggggcggcggcggcggggaaCGTGCGGTGGTTCGTGATGGGCGACGACGACACCGTTTTCGTGAGGGATAATCTGGTGAGGATCTTGAACAAGTACGACCACAACCAGTACTACTACATTGGGAGCTTGAGCGAGAGCCATTTGCAGAACATTTACTTCTCCTATGGTATGGCctacggcggcggcggcttcgCCATCAGCTACCCCTTGGCGGTGGCGCTCGAGAAGATGCAGGACCGCTGCATTCAGCGCTACCCCGGATTGTACGGCTCCGACGATCGAATGCAGGCTTGTATGGCCGAACTCGGGGTCCCACTCACCAAGGAACTCGGTTTTCACCAG TATGATGTTTATGGCAACCTATTTGGGCTTCTTGCTGCACACCCGGTGACGCCGTTGGTGTCTTTGCACCATCTAGACGTGGTGGAGCCGATATTCCCAAACGCCACGCGTATAGAAGCTTTGAAACGGCTGAAAATCCCAATGCAGCTCGACTCGGCTGGCCTTATGCAGCAATCCATTTGCTACGAGAAGAAGAAGGGTTGGACAGTATCGGTGTCTTGGGGCTTTGCTATTCAGGTGTTCCGTGGGGTGCTCTCGCCTAGGGAGATAGAGATGCCCTCCAGGACCTTTCTGAATTGGTACAGGCGAGCTGATTACACGGCCTATGCGTTCAACACGCGCCCGGTGATGAGGAACCCGTGCCAGAAGCCGTTTGTGTTCTATTTCTCGAGGGCCAGAATGGAGCTGAGCACAAACCAGACACTGACCCGGTACACACGACACCATGTCCCTCAGCCAGAATGCCGATGGAAGATGACTAGTCCGGAAGAAATTGAGACGATTGAAGTTTACAAGAAGCCCGATCCACATTTGTGGGACAGG TCTCCAAGAAGAAACTGTTGCAGGGTGTCGAGCTCGAAGGAGAAGAGGTTGGTGATCGACGTGGGCGTTTGCAAGGAAGAAGAAGTTAGTGAAGTATAA